Within the Halopelagius inordinatus genome, the region GTCGTAGTGGTCGTCGAGGATGCGCCAGACGTGTCGGTAGTACTCCATGGTCCCGACGCCTCGGGTGGGTATCTCTCGTTCGTACTCCGTCGCTCGCTTCAGTTCCATGGCGAGTTTCCGAGTCGCTCTCGTCTCCGTGTCCGCCTCCGAACAGTCGACGTAGACGACGCCGCAGGCGATGCCGTTGGCCTCCGCGGCGTTCTGTGCGCGACTCGCGACGTGGCGGGAGACGAGACTCTTTCCCGTTCCCGTCTTCCCGTAGATCATCACGTTGTTCGGCGGGTCCCCGCGGACGATGGCACCGATCTCGTCGGCGACGCTCTGTATCTCCTCGTCGCGGCCGACGATTCGGTTCTCTTCCGGAACGTGGCCGACGTGGAGGAGTTCCTTCCTCGCGAAGATGGGATCCTGGTCGGCGAACAGCGGATCACCCACCTCTTCTCCCTCCTCCTCTGACATACAACACCAACCACACTAGATGATAATAAACCTATGGAACCTCACTCAGAGTGATAGTGTAGTACTAGAAGACGCATACAATAGAGTAAGGGAACAACGAGTCCGGTCGGTGCACTATCTGTGGTCAGAGTGAATCTCGTCTCAGTTCGGTGGGGGGACTCCCCCACCCCTCGTTCAGACTGTAACGGCTATACGAGAGACTAGGGGGAATTTCGGACACACCCCCGATTCAGAGTGATAATACGCCGATAAAACGTCTGTACGCTACGATAACGGATGATAACCCGTCTAACGGCAACGACATTCGTTCGGCTCGGGCCGTTCGTTTCACTATCATCTGATCCATCCAAAACCATATCCCTCCCCTCTCACGGTTTTCACTCTGAACGAGGGGTGGGGGTGTTACCCCCGATTTCGTGCCACCGAGTACCACAGGAGGAGCGACGACATTCAGCAACGACCCCTCCCGACAGTCGGGAATACACTCTGAACGAGGGGTGGGGGTGTCCGTGGTCGCCGCCGGTCGTCGTTCCCGTCGAGTTACACTCTGAACGAGGGGTCTCGGCCGCACCGACGACCCGGAGTCGGGCCGAGTCTGATTGTCGTCCGCGAGAACGGTTCTGTACCCTCCGTCGAGACGGAGACGGTCGCCGTCGACAGGCGTGAGGTCATCAAGTGTCCGCACTGCCGGTTGTCCCTTCGAATCGAACGTCTCAGAGATATTTCCAGGAGCAACGTCTCTCGTGGCTATTGCAGGGACAACGTACAAACGCGGCGCACTGGTTGTCCGTACCGTGAACGTCTCTCCGACAACCGACAACTACCGTCTGGAATCCGGCCGTGACCCCAACGTCGGGTCGGCCGAACACCCGGCCGAGGAACCGTTCGCCGACAGCCGAAACGCGAGTGAGAACGGATGAGCGTGGACCTGAAACACGTCGAGGACCAGGTCGTCGTGATAACCGGCGCGTCCTCCGGCATCGGTCTGACGACGGCGCGGATGGCCGCAGAACGGGGAGCGAAACTCGTGCTCGCCGCCCGGAGCGAAGACGCGTTGCGGGAGTTGACGGCGGAGATAACCGAAAACGGCGGGGAAGCCGAGTACGTCGTCGCCGACGTGAGCGACCGAGACGACGTCCGCAAAATCGCAGAGACGGCGCGGGAGTCGTTCGGCGGGTTCGACACGTGGGTCAACAACGCGGGTGCGTTCATCTACGGAAGGCTCCAAGACGTCCCCGTCGAAGACATGCGCGACCTGTTCGAGACGAACTACTGGGGTGTCGTCTACGGGTCGTTGGAAGCCGCCGAGCATCTCAAACAGGACGGCGGCGCGATAATCAACGTCGGGAGCGTCGTCTCGGACCGCTCTCTCGTCTTGCAAGGCAGTTACTCTGCGTCGAAGCACGCGGTCAAGGGATTCACCGACGCCCTCCGCATGGAACTCCACGAAGAGGGTGCACCCGTCTCCGTCACGCTCGTCAAACCGAGCCCGATAGACACGCCGTATCCGAGGCACGCGAAGAACCACATGGACGAGGCGGCGCGACTCCCGCCGCCCATCTACGCGCCCGACACGGTGGCGCGGGCGATTCTCTACTGCGCCGAACACCCGAAACGCGACGTGTTCGTCGGGTCCGGCGGCAAGAGCCTGTCCGTACTCGGCTACTACGCGTCGGGTCTCGTGGACCGGATCATGGAGACGGTGTTCTTTCGCGCCCAACGCAAGGACAGTCCGTCGCTCCCCGACGCGGAGAACGTCATCGACGGACCGGTCGGAGAGTTAGAGGAACGAGGCGACCACGAGGGATACGTCGCAGAGCGGAGCCTCTACACGGAGGCTTCGCTCCGGTCGGCGGTGCCCGGTGCGGCCCTCGCCGGACTCGGACTGACCGCCGCCGCGTTGTACGTCCGCGACAGACTGACGCGCCGTTCGGAGGAGTCGGGGCGCGGCCGACGCGAGGCGCGCGAGGGCGGCGACGACTCCGACGAGACTAGCTTCGGACTGCCGCGTCTCTGAGGCTCTCACTCCGTCTCTCTCGTCTCACGAGAGCCAACCGGGGATATCGACCCGTCGAAGCCCGTACTCGGTTCCCGCGACCACGAGAATCACCGCGAGGAAGACGAACCACGCGCCGAAGTAGAAGGCGTGCGGGTCCTCGACGCCGGCGGTGAACTCGCTCCGTACGTCCGAGAGGACGAAGAAGACGAGCGTGAGAGCCGGACCCACGATTCGACGGCGAACGAGCAGGTACACCGGTACTGCAGCGAGGAGCCACATCCCGGCAGTGCCGAACAGATACAGCGCCGACGCACCGCCGCCGGAAACTGACACACCGAGTCGGGAGGCGAACCACGCCATGACTCCGGCGTGTAGCAGTCCGCAGCCCGTCGCAACGGCGGCGGCGCGCCTCCGCGACGCCGGTATCGGGAGCCATCGAGGCGGGTCGCGGACTGGCGGAAGCGCCTCCCACGCGGTCCGAACGGCGTACTCCACGACGCCGAGAAGGAGGAATCCGACCGTCCACACCGACGCGTTGATCATGTACCGGACGACGTAGAGTCCGTTTTCGACCACGGTTATCCCGGTCGGCCCTTCGACGGAGGGTTCGAGTTCGGCGACGTCGCGGAAGGTGGGTCCCGGCGGCGTCAGTTCCATCCCGAGCACGTATCCGGTCGTCAAAAGCAGGGCGGCGAGTGGGGCGACGATTCGATGCCGCACCGCGAGTGCGACCGGAACCGCGGCCACGACGACGAGGCCGGTGTACCGCCACGCGGCGCCGACGGCCGTGTATCGACCCGGACCGACCGAGTAGCCGAAATGCGTCGCGACGGCGAGAAGGGTCGCCGCGTGGACGATACCGACGAGAACGGAGAGGAGGACGGTACGGAGGGAGAGCACGACTGCAAGCGAGTTCGCGGCGGACGCCCTTAGTTCCGACTTCGGTACCGGGTCCGAGCCTTCGGCATCGGGGTCCGAGCTATTTTCTCCGAGCGAATCGTAGGGGAGCGTATGCCTTCGGACGACGCAGCGCAGTTTCTCGCGGGGACGCCCGACAGACGGCGTCTGTTGGCGCGTCTCGCCCGAGAGTCGGCCGCGCCGGCGGCACTCGCCGACGAACTCGACCTCCCGAGACGGAGCGTGCAACGCCACCTCGGGAAGTTCGTCGACCGAGGCTGGGCCGAGTCGTCGGGCGGCACCTACCGTCTCACCGTGACGGGCGAACTCGTCGTCGAGGAGCACGCGACGTATCTCGACGCCTTAGACCGCATCGGCGCGTTCGACCCCTTGTTCCGTCACCTTCCCGACCGAACGCACGCGCCGGACCCGCGGTGGCTCGAAGACGCGACGCTCACGGCGGCGAGTCCGGAGAACCCGCAGGCGCCCGTCAGACAGTACATCGACAGCGTTCGGACGTTCGATACGGAGCGCATCCGTATGCTCTCGCCCGTCCTCAGCCGACTGTTCCACGACGCGCACGCCGAACTCGCAGTCGCGGGCGTCCACACGGAACTTGTCCTCTCCGCGGCCACGATACGGCGGGCGCGGGAGTTGAACCCCGCCGAATTCGCGGTCGTCGTGAGCGTCGGCGTCCTCGACCTCTACCGGCATCCCGAGGACCTCGGCTTCGGGCTGACGGTCGGCGACGACCGGGTACTGATGGGCGCGTACGACGACGAGGGGCAACTCAAAGCGTGCGTCGAGTCCGAACACCCCGAGTTCGTCCGGTGGGCCGGGGAGTTGTTCGAACGGTACCGGGACCGGTCGGACGCGGTGACTCCGTCTCTATCGCTTCCGTTCGACCTGCGGGACTGAGTTCGCGCGGCCGCTTTTCGGACCTCGTCCTGTCGTCGGGGCGGTCTGGGCCGTCCGCGAGACGGTCCCCGCGACTACCCGTCGAGCGTCTCGGCCGAGTTATCGCGGGGTTCGTAGCCGAGAGCCTGCATCGTCTCGGTAATCGAGTGAAACCGGTCGTCGTTCCGCGACACCGCGTTGACCGTCACCGGACTCTCCAGAAGGTCGGCGAGCGCTGCCTTTCGGTGAACGTCCCGGCAGTCGTGCGGGCTGAGCCACGTCGCACGCGCGAACCGCGCGTTCCCCGGTTTCACGTCCTCGCCGGTGTTCTCTTCGAGGCGGTCTTCGCTCATGTACCACCCGATACGGAGGTTGACGACTTCGATGCCGTGCCGGGAGGCGTAAAAATCAGTCAGCCCTTCGCAGGCGACCTTACTCACGCCGTAGAACGAGTCCGGGCGCGTCGGCGCGTCGCCTCGGACGGGTCGCGTGTCGCTCAGCGTCATGCTCTCTGGGTCGTTCTCGTCGGCGGCGTTGTAGGTCCCGACCGCGTGATTCGAAC harbors:
- a CDS encoding NAD-dependent epimerase/dehydratase family protein, yielding MARIALTGAGGSVGREVLGAFDDHDVVPFTHSETDGVDSELVDVTDPDDVAAKIDDADVVIHLAGASSPDSEWETVSETNIEGTKNVLDAMVENGIGRLVFASSNHAVGTYNAADENDPESMTLSDTRPVRGDAPTRPDSFYGVSKVACEGLTDFYASRHGIEVVNLRIGWYMSEDRLEENTGEDVKPGNARFARATWLSPHDCRDVHRKAALADLLESPVTVNAVSRNDDRFHSITETMQALGYEPRDNSAETLDG
- a CDS encoding helix-turn-helix transcriptional regulator, which encodes MPSDDAAQFLAGTPDRRRLLARLARESAAPAALADELDLPRRSVQRHLGKFVDRGWAESSGGTYRLTVTGELVVEEHATYLDALDRIGAFDPLFRHLPDRTHAPDPRWLEDATLTAASPENPQAPVRQYIDSVRTFDTERIRMLSPVLSRLFHDAHAELAVAGVHTELVLSAATIRRARELNPAEFAVVVSVGVLDLYRHPEDLGFGLTVGDDRVLMGAYDDEGQLKACVESEHPEFVRWAGELFERYRDRSDAVTPSLSLPFDLRD
- a CDS encoding SDR family oxidoreductase, translating into MSVDLKHVEDQVVVITGASSGIGLTTARMAAERGAKLVLAARSEDALRELTAEITENGGEAEYVVADVSDRDDVRKIAETARESFGGFDTWVNNAGAFIYGRLQDVPVEDMRDLFETNYWGVVYGSLEAAEHLKQDGGAIINVGSVVSDRSLVLQGSYSASKHAVKGFTDALRMELHEEGAPVSVTLVKPSPIDTPYPRHAKNHMDEAARLPPPIYAPDTVARAILYCAEHPKRDVFVGSGGKSLSVLGYYASGLVDRIMETVFFRAQRKDSPSLPDAENVIDGPVGELEERGDHEGYVAERSLYTEASLRSAVPGAALAGLGLTAAALYVRDRLTRRSEESGRGRREAREGGDDSDETSFGLPRL